One window from the genome of Alosa alosa isolate M-15738 ecotype Scorff River chromosome 15, AALO_Geno_1.1, whole genome shotgun sequence encodes:
- the rrp8 gene encoding ribosomal RNA-processing protein 8, whose translation MFAEEEWNDTASAEPLTQCGITETDSIKEKVKLTAKAGKKKSLLRTLQTLGSAPDWSSCPAPKDSDSEAEKEAPTSHPKKKKKRIKKRKRGRLAKSQTEEGDGANHVEDDVPKVAKKRKLSPQVKVSNKISTKSVPTMEQMEDAQTDKGASSSIEKPLSRKQWKNRMKNKRKCKNKYQEKTHPLQVSTSETGQDRTGPVKGSEKKDTSNKPEQIEPCDTNKAKSKMSRKAEIKRKKLAAKKMSSSIPPSNTDEVLVPVDNLTDTSNITNDDSNENLIKSPEKAEPLKPSDKRKQKEKQMRADKLRHMLDSHRSEAKAKSAEDGEESTEKETEEEDVVNGEVQPLDRSAALRSKMEKRLEAARFRYINEVLYTTSSSEAKRMFKQDPKAFEVYHLGFTTQVQHWPENPVDAIISFIHQKPASLVVADFGCGDCKIARSVKNKVHSFDLAPTCDLVTVCDMANVPLGDSTVHIAVFCLSLMGTNLSDFLAEANRVLVMSGVLKIAEVASRFENVRGFVGALSSLGFKLTSKDTNNNYFYLFEFIKVANPPENTKKAGLTLRPCVYKKR comes from the exons ATGTTTGCTGAAGAGGAATGGAATGATACTGCTTCGGCAGAGCCTTTGACTCAGTGTGGCATTACAGAGACTGATTCAATCAAAGAAAAG GTAAAGTTAACGGCAAAGGCTGGGAAGAAGAAGAGTTTGTTGAGAACTCTCCAAACTCTGGGATCAGCACCTGACTGGAGCAGTTGTCCTGCTCCTAAAGATAGTGACAGTGAAGCAGAAAAGGAGGCTCCAACATCACATcctaagaaaaagaaaaaaagaattaagAAGCGTAAAAGAGGTAGGCTGGCAAAAAGTCAGACAGAAGAAGGAGATGGGGCAAATCATGTTGAGGATGACGTTCCCAAAGTTGCCAAAAAGCGGAAGTTAAGCCCTCAAGTTAAAG TCTCCAACAAAATCAGTACCAAATCAGTACCAACAATGGAACAGATGGAAGATGCCCAGACGGATAAAGGGGCCAGTAGCAGTATTGAGAAGCCTCTAAGTCGCAAGCAGTGGAAGAAcagaatgaaaaacaaaagaaaatgtaaaaacaaGTACCAGGAGAAGACCCATCCACTTCAGGTGTCCACATCAGAGACAGGACAGGACCGCACAGGACCGGTGAAAGGATCTGAGAAAAAAGACACTTCTAACAAGCCGGAACAAATAGAGCCTTGTGATACAAATAAGGCAAAGTCTAAGATGTCCAGGAAAGCagagataaaaagaaaaaaactagcAGCAAAGAAAATGAGTAGCTCTATTCCTCCCTCTAATACAGATGAGGTATTAGTACCCGTGGATAACTTGACTGACACCAGCAACATTACAAACGATGATTCAAATGAAAATCTTATCAAGTCACCAGAGAAAGCGGAGCCTCTGAAGCCCTCTGACAAGAGGAAACAGAAGGAGAAACAAATGCGAGCAGATAAACTGAGGCATATGCTGGATAGTCATCGCTCGGAGGCCAAAGCAAAGTCTGCAGAGGACGGAGAGGAgtcgacagagaaagagactgaaGAGGAGGACGTGGTGAATGGTGAAGTGCAGCCCCTGGATCGCTCTGCTGCTTTGCGGTCCAAAATGGAAAAGCGCCTGGAAGCAGCCAGATTCCGCTACATCAACGAGGTTCTGTACACCACCTCAAGCAGTGAGGCCAAGCGCATGTTCAAACAGGATCCAAAGGCTTTTGAGGTCTACCACCTTGGCTTTACCACGCAAGTCCAGCACTGGCCTGAAAATCCTGTGGATGCAATAATTTCCTTCATTCATCAAAA GCCAGCATCTTTGGTAGTTGCTGACTTTGGCTGTGGTGACTGCAAAATTGCACGTAGTGTGAAAAACAAAGTGCATAGCTTTGATCTGGCACCCACTTGTGACTTGGTGACAGTGTGTGACATGGCCAAT GTTCCTCTTGGGGATAGTACTGTACATATTGCGGTGTTCTGTCTCTCACTTATGGGGACTAACCTAAGTGACTTTCTCGCCGAGGCCAACAGAGTCTTGGTTATGAG TGGAGTGCTCAAGATTGCTGAGGTGGCAAGTCGGTTTGAGAATGTGCGTGGCTTCGTAGGTGCATTATCAAGTCTTGGATTTAAGTTAACATCAAAG gacacaaacaacaactaTTTCTACCTATTTGAGTTTATTAAAGTTGCTAATCCTCCTGAGAATACCAAGAAGGCAGGACTGACACTGAGACCATGTGTGTACAAAAAACGATAA